A genomic window from Salvia hispanica cultivar TCC Black 2014 chromosome 5, UniMelb_Shisp_WGS_1.0, whole genome shotgun sequence includes:
- the LOC125188630 gene encoding F-box/kelch-repeat protein At3g06240-like has product MTKNSISTHFSSSTHTTAAAPLSPPAVSTSEVIKGLLNSEMGEDFFRTLPSDIIVDILSRLHTRHAMACKLVCKPWLALLATPEFVNSHISRAIPGLAVKTDSKSYDVIDIVDEFGLDFDEEYHWEPSFNFELPSDEPIHSSAKGLIFQGGVDHGDLILCNPVTRDYIKLPSPRQTTSRDQLAFETFGFGVSRTTDQYKVVRIFLEKPLHGQYENPQHEFKNECQVYTVGTGMWRKVPSPSDSPQRFGHSLAGLLFNGNLHWRVIEKANNEFVERISCLDLETEVFSTFHIPPRPPGIASHCHMTPFVLRDRLCLSHVTDDLVVVIWSMKEYGDDKSWTREVLTGEVFRQLYEVFYACVIKIFENGDILMDWNKKKLFYYSSKTKSCHDLFSREDHNDDICTTLYAPSFLSLKNFALENVSSF; this is encoded by the exons ATGACGAAAAATAGCATTTCGACTCATTTTAGCTCAAGCACACACACGACTGCAGCGGCGCCGCTCTCACCACCCGCCGTCTCCACATCAGAAG tgaTCAAGGGGTTATTAAATTCCGAAATGGGCGAAGATTTCTTCCGAACCCTACCATCGGATATCATAGTAGATATCCTCTCAAGGCTCCACACTCGACATGCTATGGCCTGCAAGCTTGTTTGTAAGCCATGGCTTGCTCTTCTCGCTACCCCCGAGTTTGTGAATTCCCATATTTCCAGAGCAATCCCGGGCCTTGCTGTTAAAACGGACTCAAAGTCATACGACGTCATTGATATTGTGGATGAGTTTGGCTTAGACTTTGACGAGGAGTATCATTGGGAGCCCTCCTTCAACTTCGAACTCCCCTCTGATGAGCCAATCCATAGTTCAGCTAAAGGCTTGATCTTTCAAGGAGGCGTCGATCATGGAGATCTCATCCTGTGCAATCCAGTCACGCGTGACTATATCAAGCTCCCGTCTCCTCGACAAACTACCTCAAGAGATCAGCTTGCATTTGAGACTTTTGGATTTGGAGTAAGCAGAACTACCGACCAATATAAGGTGGTCAGGATTTTCTTGGAAAAACCACTACATGGGCAGTACGAAAATCCACAACATGAGTTCAAAAATGAGTGCCAAGTATACACTGTTGGCACCGGAATGTGGAGAAAAGTTCCCTCTCCCTCTGACAGCCCGCAGAGGTTTGGCCACAGCCTTGCAGGTTTACTTTTTAATGGAAATCTTCATTGGAGGGTAATTGAGAAAGCCAACAACGAGTTCGTTGAACGGATTTCTTGCCTTGATCTTGAAACAGAAGTTTTTAGCACCTTTCATATACCTCCTCGTCCTCCTGGTATAGCTTCGCACTGTCATATGACACCATTTGTTTTGAGGGATCGCCTCTGTTTGAGCCATGTTACAGATGATCTGGTGGTTGTAATTTGGTCGATGAAGGAGTATGGAGATGACAAATCTTGGACAAGGGAAGTTCTCACCGGTGAAGTTTTCAGGCAACTCTATGAGGTGTTTTATGCTTGCGTgatcaaaatttttgaaaatggtGATATCTTGATGGACTGGAACAAGAAGAAGCTATTCTACTACTCCAGCAAGACTAAATCTTGCCATGACCTCTTTTCTCGAGAGGATCATAATGATGATATCTGTACGACCTTGTATGCCCCAAGCTTTCTCTCGCTGAAGAATTTTGCCTTGGAGAATGTTAGCTCATTTTGA
- the LOC125186627 gene encoding uncharacterized protein LOC125186627 — MLLHLMYLSDECAGACGCAFDQWICVLHGFASPWLRYRYYMVRSESPAQLGTSQMVVVFGLPIWNQNRRTYYASKLLSEENVKNPWKLGNVKSVEKLKKTIKTIKFEAKLKPSSRINRICKIDDTTQLCW; from the exons ATGCTGCTGCACCTGATGTATTTGTCTGATGAATGTGCAGGTGCATGCGGATGCGCGTTTGATCAATGGATCTGTGTTCTTCATGGATTTGCATCACCATGGTTGAG ATATAGATATTACATGGTTAGATCCGAATCACCGGCTCAGCTCGGAACTAGTCAGATGGTTGTGGTTTTTGGACTACCCATCTGGAACCAGAACCGGCGTACCTATTATGCTTCTAAGCTGTTATCAGaggaaaatgtgaaaaatCCATGGAAATTGGGAAATGTGAAATCCGTTGAGAAActgaaaaaaacaataaaaacgaTCAAATTTGAAGCAAAATTGAAACCGTCGAGTCGAATCAACCGTATATGCAAGATCGATGATACAACGCAGCTTTGTTGGTAA
- the LOC125186628 gene encoding uncharacterized protein LOC125186628, whose protein sequence is MAEQNRGGGNAKADDQFTRCPHCAGPLTKEMETSKWTVSPLVREGFSMIGTAVGGIAGAVYGFNHTMPVVRRRIKGPMWLQFFVGGPPVIIFSSGCAGLAGGSLPALAQLASSSYHAFLSSPPSPPSSS, encoded by the exons ATGGCGGAGCAAAATCGCGGCGGCGGAAATGCTAAAGCTGATGATCAATTCACGCGGTGCCCGCACTGCGCCGGCCCTCTCACTAAGGAGATG GAGACTAGCAAGTGGACCGTTTCGCCACTCGTTAGAGAAGGCTTCTCTATG ATAGGAACGGCGGTTGGAGGGATAGCAGGCGCTGTCTACGGCTTCAACCACA CTATGCCCGTCGTTAGGAGGAGGATTAAAGGGCCTATGTGGCTGCAATTCTTCGTTGGT GGACCTCCTGTCATTATTTTCTCATCAGGATGTGCCGGGCTAGCAG GTGGTTCACTTCCGGCTTTGGCTCAACTTGCATCTTCATCTTACCATGCCTTTCTGTCCTCCCCACCATCTCCACCTTCATCCTCGTAG
- the LOC125190138 gene encoding asparagine--tRNA ligase, cytoplasmic 2-like isoform X1 encodes MTSEQAPVQAPVESPLPLAKYSKRVTVDTISGRPDGGAGLIGRRVVVGGWVKSSREFKLEAPAPPPAAGGPKDISCVEVLQTKLPFFRSIIKVFGGEQRIRDKIDSIIPKPPQPSISILEIGDGSCVSSLQVVVDSALAWPAQVMPSGTCILVEGTFQKPSLPDRKQKHTIELKADKLLHLGTVDHDRYPLSKKRLPLELLRDSAHFRPRTTTVASVVRIRNGLTQAAFAFFRENGFLHVQAPVTTVTHASGGGARESLLHVETTLPDGVKAETIRASIKEKSKKIEELKRSGSNKEALAAAVQDLKKTTELAELVEGEQRRTRTYLSASGRLHLESHASALGNVCSFGPRFRACSPESKKVLAEMWMVEIEVAFSDLEDSMQCAMDFLKSICRWIMQSSVEDLKFMEKRVDKHVVDRLQLIAEGPFEKITYTEAVKVLKQAKNERIIEWGAPLSEEHESVLAEEIYKKPVIVYNHPKELKPFNARSNDDGETCAAFDVIVPKVGTVIRGSQSEERFNMLSGRIKELGLEKKEYEWYLDLRRHGTVKCSGFSFAFDTFVLYATGLNDVRDATPFPRSSGQPNN; translated from the exons atgacctCCGAGCAAGCTCCGGTGCAAGCTCCGGTGGAATCCCCACTGCCCCTCGCCAAATACTCGAAAAGGGTCACCGTGGACACGATCTCCGGCCGCCCCGACGGCGGCGCGGGGCTGATCGGGCGGAGGGTGGTCGTGGGAGGGTGGGTGAAGTCCTCCCGCGAGTTCAAGCTGGAGGCGCCGGCGCCGCCTCCGGCCGCCGGAGGCCCAAAGGACATCAGCTGCGTGGAAGTCCTCCAAACAAAGCTCCCCTTTTTCCGGTCGATCATAAAGGTCTTCGGCGGAGAGCAGCGGATCCGGGACAAAATCGACTCTATTATCCCAAAGCCGCCGCAGCCGTCCATCTCGATCTTGGAAATCGGCGACGGATCCTGCGTTTCTAGCCTGCAG GTGGTGGTGGATTCCGCCTTAGCTTGGCCGGCGCAGGTTATGCCGTCCGGGACGTGCATTTTAGTCGAAGGCACATTCCAGAAGCCGTCGCTACCGGACAGGAAGCAGAAGCACACAATTGAGCTCAAAGCCGACAAACTCCTCCACCTCGGCACCGTCGACCACGACCGCTACCCTCTCTCCAAGAAGCGCCTCCCTCTCGAGCTCCTCCGCGACTCCGCCCATTTCCGCCCCCGCACCACCACCGTCGCATCCGTGGTGAGAATCCGAAACGGCCTCACACAGGCCGCCTTCGCGTTCTTCCGCGAAAACGGATTCCTGCACGTGCAGGCGCCTGTGACCACAGTCACACACgccagcggcggcggcgccagGGAGAGTCTGCTCCACGTGGAGACGACTCTCCCTGATGGCGTCAAGGCGGAGACGATACGGGCTTCGATCAAGGAGAAGAGCAAGAAAATTGAGGAATTGAAGAGGAGTGGAAGCAACAAGGAGGCATTGGCTGCTGCGGTTCAAGATCTTAAGAAAACGACTGAGCTGGCTGAGCTAGTCGAAGGCGAGCAGAGGCGGACCAGGACTTACCTGTCCGCCTCTGGTCGCCTCCATTTGGAGAGCCACGCCTCGGCTCTGGGGAACGTGTGCTCGTTCGGGCCTAGGTTCCGAGCATGCTCTCCAGAGTCGAAGAAGGTGCTGGCCGAGATGTGGATGGTCGAGATCGAAGTGGCCTTCTCCGACCTTGAG GACTCTATGCAGTGTGCAATGGACTTCTTGAAGTCCATCTGCAGATGGATAATGCAGAGCTCTGTAGAGGATCTCAAATTTATGGAGAAGCGCGTTGACAAGCACGTCGTGGATCGACTTCAACTGATAGCCGAAGGCCCCTTTGAGAAGATCACATATACAGAAGCAGTCAAGGTCTTGAAACAG GCGAAGAACGAGAGGATTATCGAGTGGGGGGCGCCTCTCTCCGAGGAGCACGAATCCGTCTTGGCAGAGGAGATCTACAAGAAGCCGGTGATCGTGTACAACCACCCTAAGGAGCTGAAGCCGTTCAATGCTCGTAGCAACGATGATGGGGAGACGTGTGCAGCGTTTGATGTGATTGTGCCGAAGGTTGGGACAGTGATCAGAGGAAGCCAGAGTGAGGAGAGGTTCAACATGTTGAGTGGAAG AATCAAGGAATTAGGCCTAGAGAAAAAGGAGTATGAGTGGTATCTTGATCTTCGAAGGCACGGCACTGTCAAGTGCTCCGGTTTCAGCTTCGCGTTCGACACCTTTGTCCTCTATGCCACTGGGCTCAACGATGTCCGCGATGCCACCCCTTTTCCGCGAAGCTCCGGACAACCAAATAACTAG
- the LOC125186630 gene encoding EPIDERMAL PATTERNING FACTOR-like protein 9: MKKHVLLLALLCAAILVQGSRVQKGHVKNWKDYNIPSELREGGSRRFLIGSVAPTCTYNECRGCRYKCRAEQVPVEGNDPMNSAYHYKCVCHR; encoded by the exons ATGAAGAAGCATGTGCTCCTCCTCGCCTTGCTCTGTGCAGCAATCCTAGTCCAAG GGTCCAGAGTTCAAAAGGGACATGTCAAAAACTGGAAAGATTACAATATTCCATCAGAATTGAGAGAA GGAGGTTCTAGAAGGTTCTTAATCGGCTCGGTGGCTCCAACTTGCACCTACAACGAGTGCAGAGGTTGTCGGTATAAGTGTAGAGCGGAGCAAGTACCGGTTGAAGGCAATGATCCCATGAATAGTGCTTATCACTACAAATGTGTGTGCCACAGATAG
- the LOC125190038 gene encoding putative F-box/kelch-repeat protein At1g12870, producing the protein MHAMACKCVYQSRASLLKHTKSYDVIQFVDEIGLNFDKEHRLNVDFYFELPFDEPMHSSANGLIFLCGDDHDDLILCNPITRDYIKLPCPRQSSPKDQIDVETFGFGVSKLTGQYKVVRIFGEKPLHEEYKNECQVYTVGTGSWRKVPSDSSLWLYKWVGGVFLSGKLYWTVKKATNGSGRWISCFDLETEVYSAFPSPPYFSRDALFGKTLSVLRDCLCVSDLSLDGRLVIWLMNEDDQCFTKELIIIPRFGYSFDAYIHVWPIRLFENGDAFIEADGYLFYYSNTSGTFDGGLFCYSNKSKTIDYDIVVQKVRRRESLTTMYASSFLSLKSFVMENVSSF; encoded by the exons ATGCATGCTATGGCTTGCAAGTGTGTTT ATCAGTCCCGGGCCTCGCTGTTGAAACACACTAAGTCATACGACGTCATTCAATTTGTGGATGAAATTGGCCTCAACTTTGATAAGGAGCATCGTTTGAATGTAGACTTCTACTTCGAACTCCCTTTTGATGAGCCAATGCATAGTTCAGCTAATGGTTTGATCTTTCTATGTGGCGACGATCATGATGATCTTATCCTGTGCAATCCAATCACACGTGACTATATCAAGCTCCCTTGTCCTCGCCAATCTTCCCCTAAAGATCAGATTGACGTGGAGACttttggatttggagtgaGCAAGCTGACCGGCCAATATAAGGTGGTTAGGATTTTCGGAGAAAAACCACTACATGAGGAGTACAAAAATGAGTGCCAAGTATATACTGTGGGAACCGGATCGTGGAGAAAAGTCCCCTCTGATAGCTCGCTCTGGTTATATAAATGGGTTGGAGGGGTATTTCTGAGTGGGAAACTTTATTGGACGGTCAAGAAAGCAACAAATGGCTCTGGTAGATGGATTTCAtgctttgatcttgaaacaGAAGTTTATAGCGCCTTTCCTTCACCTCCGTATTTCTCTAGAGATGCTCTCTTTGGTAAGACACTCAGTGTTTTGAGGGATTGCCTCTGTGTAAGCGATCTTTCACTTGATGGGAGACTTGTAATCTGGTTGATGAATGAAGATGATCAGTGTTTCACAAAGGAACTAATTATCATCCCCCGATTTGGTTACTCCTTTGATGCATATATTCATGTGTGGCCAATAAGACTTTTCGAAAACGGTGATGCCTTCATTGAAGCAGATGGATATCTATTCTACTACTCCAACACGTCGGGAACTTTTGATGGAGGTCTATTCTGCTACTCCAACAAGTCAAAAACTATTGACTATGACATTGTGGTTCAAAAGGTTCGTAGGCGTGAAAGTCTTACAACCATGTATGCCTCGAGCTTTCTCTCGCTCAAGAGTTTTGTGATGGAGAATGTTAGCTCATTTTGA
- the LOC125188632 gene encoding cysteine-rich repeat secretory protein 55-like: MNLLHNLFIILLCLHILSAESQDPAASSCNDNTKANTTTSRNIDTLLPKLVSGTIQNGFIATSSGGVHGLAQCRGDVSSSDCASCIQSAAKEIRSLCPTQSDARIWYDYCFLRYSTDRFFGEVDVSGVYLINTQNVTDPEAFNKKLASLMDDITKEAVRSSSRGLGRGKRDVSDFVRLYALVQCVRDLSEINCAQCLAIAVSNFPTVCGDRRGCRVLYSSCYVRYELYPFFFPLDSQESLDSRLGEKYERVISHVKN; this comes from the coding sequence ATGAATCTCTTACACAATCTCTTCATAATCCTCCTCTGTCTCCACATCCTCTCAGCAGAATCTCAAGATCCTGCTGCTAGCTCATGCAATGACAACACCAAAGCCAACACCACAACATCAAGAAACATTGACACCTTACTCCCAAAGCTAGTCTCAGGCACCATCCAGAACGGCTTCATTGCCACCTCCTCCGGCGGGGTCCACGGCCTCGCCCAATGCAGAGGCGACGTCAGCAGCAGCGACTGCGCCTCCTGCATCCAATCCGCGGCAAAAGAGATCAGATCCCTCTGCCCCACCCAATCCGATGCAAGGATATGGTATGACTACTGCTTCCTTCGATACAGCACTGATAGATTCTTCGGTGAGGTTGATGTCTCGGGCGTCTACCTGATCAACACGCAGAACGTGACTGATCCCGAGGCCTTCAACAAGAAGCTGGCCTCGCTGATGGATGACATCACCAAGGAGGCGGTGAGGTCCTCGAGCAGGGGACTAGGCAGGGGGAAGAGGGACGTCTCGGATTTCGTTAGGCTTTACGCGTTGGTGCAGTGTGTGAGGGATCTCTCTGAGATCAACTGTGCTCAGTGTTTGGCCATTGCTGTCAGCAACTTCCCTACTGTCTGTGGGGATAGGAGAGGCTGCCGCGTGCTCTACAGCAGCTGCTACGTTCGATACGAGCTCTATCCCTTCTTCTTCCCTCTCGATTCGCAGGAGTCGTTGGATTCTAGACTTGGGGAGAAGTATGAGAGAGTTATATCTCATGTCAAGAATTGA
- the LOC125190138 gene encoding asparagine--tRNA ligase, cytoplasmic 2-like isoform X2: MTSEQAPVQAPVESPLPLAKYSKRVTVDTISGRPDGGAGLIGRRVVVGGWVKSSREFKLEAPAPPPAAGGPKDISCVEVLQTKLPFFRSIIKVFGGEQRIRDKIDSIIPKPPQPSISILEIGDGSCVSSLQVVVDSALAWPAQVMPSGTCILVEGTFQKPSLPDRKQKHTIELKADKLLHLGTVDHDRYPLSKKRLPLELLRDSAHFRPRTTTVASVVRIRNGLTQAAFAFFRENGFLHVQAPVTTVTHASGGGARESLLHVETTLPDGVKAETIRASIKEKSKKIEELKRSGSNKEALAAAVQDLKKTTELAELVEGEQRRTRTYLSASGRLHLESHASALGNVCSFGPRFRACSPESKKVLAEMWMVEIEVAFSDLEDSMQCAMDFLKSICRWIMQSSVEDLKFMEKRVDKHVVDRLQLIAEGPFEKITYTEAVKVLKQNERIIEWGAPLSEEHESVLAEEIYKKPVIVYNHPKELKPFNARSNDDGETCAAFDVIVPKVGTVIRGSQSEERFNMLSGRIKELGLEKKEYEWYLDLRRHGTVKCSGFSFAFDTFVLYATGLNDVRDATPFPRSSGQPNN, translated from the exons atgacctCCGAGCAAGCTCCGGTGCAAGCTCCGGTGGAATCCCCACTGCCCCTCGCCAAATACTCGAAAAGGGTCACCGTGGACACGATCTCCGGCCGCCCCGACGGCGGCGCGGGGCTGATCGGGCGGAGGGTGGTCGTGGGAGGGTGGGTGAAGTCCTCCCGCGAGTTCAAGCTGGAGGCGCCGGCGCCGCCTCCGGCCGCCGGAGGCCCAAAGGACATCAGCTGCGTGGAAGTCCTCCAAACAAAGCTCCCCTTTTTCCGGTCGATCATAAAGGTCTTCGGCGGAGAGCAGCGGATCCGGGACAAAATCGACTCTATTATCCCAAAGCCGCCGCAGCCGTCCATCTCGATCTTGGAAATCGGCGACGGATCCTGCGTTTCTAGCCTGCAG GTGGTGGTGGATTCCGCCTTAGCTTGGCCGGCGCAGGTTATGCCGTCCGGGACGTGCATTTTAGTCGAAGGCACATTCCAGAAGCCGTCGCTACCGGACAGGAAGCAGAAGCACACAATTGAGCTCAAAGCCGACAAACTCCTCCACCTCGGCACCGTCGACCACGACCGCTACCCTCTCTCCAAGAAGCGCCTCCCTCTCGAGCTCCTCCGCGACTCCGCCCATTTCCGCCCCCGCACCACCACCGTCGCATCCGTGGTGAGAATCCGAAACGGCCTCACACAGGCCGCCTTCGCGTTCTTCCGCGAAAACGGATTCCTGCACGTGCAGGCGCCTGTGACCACAGTCACACACgccagcggcggcggcgccagGGAGAGTCTGCTCCACGTGGAGACGACTCTCCCTGATGGCGTCAAGGCGGAGACGATACGGGCTTCGATCAAGGAGAAGAGCAAGAAAATTGAGGAATTGAAGAGGAGTGGAAGCAACAAGGAGGCATTGGCTGCTGCGGTTCAAGATCTTAAGAAAACGACTGAGCTGGCTGAGCTAGTCGAAGGCGAGCAGAGGCGGACCAGGACTTACCTGTCCGCCTCTGGTCGCCTCCATTTGGAGAGCCACGCCTCGGCTCTGGGGAACGTGTGCTCGTTCGGGCCTAGGTTCCGAGCATGCTCTCCAGAGTCGAAGAAGGTGCTGGCCGAGATGTGGATGGTCGAGATCGAAGTGGCCTTCTCCGACCTTGAG GACTCTATGCAGTGTGCAATGGACTTCTTGAAGTCCATCTGCAGATGGATAATGCAGAGCTCTGTAGAGGATCTCAAATTTATGGAGAAGCGCGTTGACAAGCACGTCGTGGATCGACTTCAACTGATAGCCGAAGGCCCCTTTGAGAAGATCACATATACAGAAGCAGTCAAGGTCTTGAAACAG AACGAGAGGATTATCGAGTGGGGGGCGCCTCTCTCCGAGGAGCACGAATCCGTCTTGGCAGAGGAGATCTACAAGAAGCCGGTGATCGTGTACAACCACCCTAAGGAGCTGAAGCCGTTCAATGCTCGTAGCAACGATGATGGGGAGACGTGTGCAGCGTTTGATGTGATTGTGCCGAAGGTTGGGACAGTGATCAGAGGAAGCCAGAGTGAGGAGAGGTTCAACATGTTGAGTGGAAG AATCAAGGAATTAGGCCTAGAGAAAAAGGAGTATGAGTGGTATCTTGATCTTCGAAGGCACGGCACTGTCAAGTGCTCCGGTTTCAGCTTCGCGTTCGACACCTTTGTCCTCTATGCCACTGGGCTCAACGATGTCCGCGATGCCACCCCTTTTCCGCGAAGCTCCGGACAACCAAATAACTAG